In Cydia strobilella chromosome 8, ilCydStro3.1, whole genome shotgun sequence, one DNA window encodes the following:
- the LOC134743389 gene encoding uncharacterized protein LOC134743389 yields MDSPNFVLGFVKIVERHPVLYDQKLPHRTPHLCSITWEKVAEEVRNDLQEDCSVDDLKAKWKGIRSSYARFKRKIERCKDFGTKQYYLYDSLSFLRPHTKHRATSLPGALDDYQGSDEDWDSELSMQMLNEDPNDNKHFALSPTNSIAIPVCIGNNLVLNSSVKIETIDEDQLVDTTDITNDDSQLGTEKHELKRKEPMDIFEATTAKVQKPEENADLQFFKSILPDIDHFTKSEKRKLKMGVLKLIDDIENSRQGGQDV; encoded by the exons ATGGACAGTCCAAACTTCGTACTAGGTTTCGTAAAAATCGTCGAGAGGCACCCAGTGCTCTACGACCAAAAATTGCCCCACCGCACCCCGCATCTCTGCAGCATAACGTGGGAAAAAGTAGCAGAAGAAGTCAGGAATGATTTGCAAGAAGATTGTTCAG tTGACGATTTAAAGGCAAAATGGAAAGGAATACGTTCATCTTACGCCAGATTTAAAAGGAAAATTGAAAGATGCAAAGACTTCGGTACAAAGCAATACTATCTCTACGATTCATTAAGTTTTCTGCGTCCGCACACAAAACATAGAGCAAC GTCACTCCCCGGAGCGCTTGATGATTATCAAGGCAGTGATGAAGATTGGGATTCTGAATTATCGATGCAGATGTTGAACGAAGATCCCAATGACAATAAACATTTTGCCCTCAGTCCCACCAACTCTATAGCAATTCCAGTGTGCATAGGCAATAACCTTGTACTTAACTCATCAGTTAAAATAGAAACGATAGACGAAGATCAACTTGTGGACACTACAGACATTACTAACGATGACAGCCAACTAGGTACAGAAAAACATGAATTAAAACGGAAAGAACCTATGGATATATTTGAAGCTACCACTGCAAAAGTACAAAAGCCTGAAGAGAACGCCGATTTGCAATTCTTCAAGAGTATATTGCCTGATATTGATCACTTCACGAAATCTGAAAAGAGGAAATTAAAGATGGGTGTGCTGAAATTAATAGATGACATTGAAAATAGCCGACAGGGTGGTCAGGATGTATaa